ATGAAACGAGGGAATTTCCCCTCAAACAACAGCCGCAACGCTTCGGAGGCACTGACGCCCTGCTTGCGACAGGTCGACAAGTAGCTGCGAATTCGGCAGAACATTTTTGCTCCCTCCCAAGAGCGGAAGCACCCCGAAATCTTCTGCTGAACCTTGGTCATTCGGAGGTCATTTTCTGCCTGGTTGTTGGAGAAAGGCACCTCGTTTTCGACCATGAATCGCAACACATCGCCCTCAAAGTTTCGTAATCGCTCCAGAAGATTGCGGGCTTTGGAGCGAGGGAGTCGTCCCCGGCGTCCCGTTCTCTGACTTTCATCGGGGGCGGGACATTCCCTGTCGGCCTCTTCGAGCAGAGCTCGGTAGCGTTTTCGGTAGATGCCGGCCTCGAAGTCATCGAGATGACCGCCGGCATCTAGGGTGGCGGTGTTGATCACCTTGAGCAGAAGCACCATCTTTTGCGCCCACTGTTGTTTGTCCTGCTCAAAGGCCCGCTCCAGCTCCCTGAGATGGTGCGCGTTGCACAACGCATGGGAGCAGCCATAGCGATAATAAGGTTTCCAGTGATCATGACACAGGATGCCCCCAAAGGCCGGGAGAATGCCGATTTCATCCAGCGCCTCACCACCGCGCTTGGCGTGCGGCGAGAAAAACGTGAATTCCGTCGTGGAGGCATTGTGCAGCCAGTTGCGCTTGCCGCCGACGTTGATACCGGTCTCGTCAGCGTGCATCAGGTGTGAAGCAGCGAGCTGCTGCCTCACCCAGTGGTCAAAGGGCTCCAGACGCGCATAGGCCTCCTGGTTGAAATTGTAGATTGAACCCGTGCTGACCGGAATCTGCATCTGCTCCCAGAAATGATCTCCAATGCGGTTATAGGGGATCAACTGAAATTGGGACATGTAGACCGCGTTGACCTTGACCCCGAGGCCATATTGCACCGGTCTGGTGACCCCTTCGGGGAAGGGTGCCACATGACGATTGCCCCGCTCGTCCTGAAGCACTTGAGCGCGGTATTCCGTGACCACACGTGAGATGTCCAGATCGACAACCTGTCGGGATTCGTAACCGGCGTCTCGATAGTTGCCCGGCGGCAAGGTCCTTCTGTCGATCGGGAGAAGCTCGATTTCATCGGGATCAGCGACCGGCTGCAGTGTCGTGCCACGACGTCCTGGTTGGCCTCCCGGTTTGCGTTCAGCTTTGGCACGGGACGCCTTCTGGCGGTTCGGGTCGGCCGATGGCGGCGTGCTGCTGTTTTTACTGTTGAGACCGAACCGGTTCGCCAGCAACGTCACCAGAAGCAGCAGCACCTCAAGACTTGATCTGATCGCCGGGGACAGATCCGTCTCTTTTGCAAGCTGATTCCTGACTTGCTTGATGGTCGCATCGACATCAATGTTGTTAATCGTCATTCTGGTCACCCACGTTGAAGATGAAGCATCTTAACATAGGTTTTCAGAGAGGAATTTTTGTCCCGAAACTCGCCTGTGTTACGTTATTATTTCGGAACCGCGGCCAAGTGAGTTAGAGCAAGTTATCGGCACAAGAAAACGCTTCTGCGATTGTCAGGAGCTTAAAATAAACACCTTGCTGGCAGGCGGATGACTTTAACAATTTTTCAAAAAAACGCTGTCAAGAACTTTTTCAACTTTTTTGGTGAATAGTTACTCTCTTTTTTGAGCCGGGCCAATTCCGCCTTCAGGTCGATGGTAGTCATTCCGGTTTCATCTGGCTTACCGTTTTCCTCTTCAGTGTTCTTCCAACGCCGTAATTGTGTTGGATTGATGCCTAGATTTCGGGCTGCTTCCGCTATGGTATATCCCTGTTCCACTACCAATTTCACTGCTGAATCTTTAAACTCCTGTGTATATTGCTTTCGCTTTGCCATGTCACACCTCCCAACCCAGGGTACTAACCCGGGCTTAGAAAAGTGTCCACTCTTTTCTTACCACCTCACAGTGCTTGGAAAAAGATAAAGAGCAGATGCTCGCCTTCTATGATTTTCCGGCGGTGCATTGGCAACATATCCGCACCAGCAACCCGATCGAATCGACCTTTGCCACAGTGCGGTTAAGAACATCAAAAACCAGAGGTTGCGGTTCTCGGCAAACAATCATGTCCATGGTGTACAAACTGGGGCAGAGTGCACAGAAAAAGTGGCGCAAGCTTCGAGGATTCAAGCTCCTGGCAGATGTTATCCGGGGAGTTCAATTCAAGGATGGAGAACGCACAGACCCATTAGCTGAGGGCGAAATCAACAGGCACGTCGCTTGATGGGATTTTTCTCAAACACCAGATTTGACAATAACTCCACAATCAGCATCGACAACAACAGCGACCGTTATAAGTGATCGTCTCAACCAGCGATTCATAAGTGCTCCTATCAGAATTGGAGTCAAAACTAACACAGGAAGCATTAATTGCCTGCAGCGATCAAGCAGCGCTCATGACATCCTTAGACAATCAAGCGGACTCATGGTCGCACTAAGATCTTTCTGCATAACATGGGTATATATTTCCGTAGTTTTCACATCGCTGTGGCCCATCAACTCTTGCACCACGCGAATATTGACGCCGTTTTCCAGTAGATGAGTAGCGAAGCTGTGGCGCAAGGTATGACAACTAGCCTGCTTGGTGATACCCGCCTTGTGCAGCGCGGTTTTAACCGCCTTTTGTAACCCCGACTCCATTACATGATGACGGCGAACCTCACCAGAACGGGGATCGACAGAACGCGCACGCGCTGGGAAAACATATTGCCAGCCCAGCTCTGTGGCGGCATTGGGGTATTTCCTTTCCAGCGCATTAGGCAGATACACTGAACCGAAACCTTCGTCAACATCCTGCTTATGCAACATCTTAACGCGTTCTATGTGGCTATTCAGCTCGACAGCAAGATCCATGGGCAGCAGACTTATTCGATCCTTCCCCCCTTTGCCATCACAGATATAAATATGGTGCTGGCCAAAATCGACGTCTTTAATACGCAAACGCACGCATTCCATCAGGCGCAATCCTGAACCATAGAGAAGTTTTGCCATAAGGGCGTGCGTCCCTTGCATCGCTCCCAACAGACTGACGACTTCCTCTTTCGTTAGTACCGTTGGCAAGCGCTTGGCTTTTTTTGAGCGCACCGGAGCAATTTTGTCATCAACATGGATATTAAGCACTTTATGATACAGAAAAATAAGCGCATTGAGCGCTTGCTTCTGAGTCGCTGCCGCGACCTTACCTTCAAGCGCAAGATGTGAAAGAAAACGTTCGATATCAGGTGCACCCAACTTGGCCGGATGAGTATTGCCACCGCAATAGCGAATGTAACGAACAATCCATTGACAGTATGATTGCTCCGTGCGATAAGAATAATGAAAATATCGGAACGTTTCACGAACTTGATCCATTAATTTAAAATCTGGATT
The sequence above is a segment of the Pseudomonadota bacterium genome. Coding sequences within it:
- a CDS encoding IS66 family transposase is translated as MTINNIDVDATIKQVRNQLAKETDLSPAIRSSLEVLLLLVTLLANRFGLNSKNSSTPPSADPNRQKASRAKAERKPGGQPGRRGTTLQPVADPDEIELLPIDRRTLPPGNYRDAGYESRQVVDLDISRVVTEYRAQVLQDERGNRHVAPFPEGVTRPVQYGLGVKVNAVYMSQFQLIPYNRIGDHFWEQMQIPVSTGSIYNFNQEAYARLEPFDHWVRQQLAASHLMHADETGINVGGKRNWLHNASTTEFTFFSPHAKRGGEALDEIGILPAFGGILCHDHWKPYYRYGCSHALCNAHHLRELERAFEQDKQQWAQKMVLLLKVINTATLDAGGHLDDFEAGIYRKRYRALLEEADRECPAPDESQRTGRRGRLPRSKARNLLERLRNFEGDVLRFMVENEVPFSNNQAENDLRMTKVQQKISGCFRSWEGAKMFCRIRSYLSTCRKQGVSASEALRLLFEGKFPRFMQAE
- a CDS encoding transposase, coding for MAKRKQYTQEFKDSAVKLVVEQGYTIAEAARNLGINPTQLRRWKNTEEENGKPDETGMTTIDLKAELARLKKESNYSPKKLKKFLTAFF
- a CDS encoding integron integrase, producing MENSRQFHPNPDFKLMDQVRETFRYFHYSYRTEQSYCQWIVRYIRYCGGNTHPAKLGAPDIERFLSHLALEGKVAAATQKQALNALIFLYHKVLNIHVDDKIAPVRSKKAKRLPTVLTKEEVVSLLGAMQGTHALMAKLLYGSGLRLMECVRLRIKDVDFGQHHIYICDGKGGKDRISLLPMDLAVELNSHIERVKMLHKQDVDEGFGSVYLPNALERKYPNAATELGWQYVFPARARSVDPRSGEVRRHHVMESGLQKAVKTALHKAGITKQASCHTLRHSFATHLLENGVNIRVVQELMGHSDVKTTEIYTHVMQKDLSATMSPLDCLRMS